A genomic stretch from Planctomycetaceae bacterium includes:
- the ilvD gene encoding dihydroxy-acid dehydratase, which produces MRSDNVKAGLERGPHRSLLKATGLRESDIRRPFIAIVNSYTDIVPGHVHLDAVGEFVKQQVQAAGGTAFVFNTIAICDGIAMGHYGMKYSLASRELIADCVESMAEAHQFDGMICIPNCDKIIPGMLMASIRLNIPTIFASGGPMEAGNVCGKDVDLIDQFYAVAQFKTGKMTAAQVKQYEDNTCPTCGSCSGMFTANSMNCLCEAVGMALPGNGTCLATSPARMDLFKNAARRIVAMVKEWSSGGCRKAYPLLPRNIMTKKAFENAFALDMAMGGSTNTVLHLLALASEAGVPFGLKDIERVTARTPNISRVAPSCTPEGKIYHVQDVHRAGGIHTIMGQLWWDKPALVHAEVPTVTGQPLMKNLEQWSLRSKKCLPAAKKMYREGSKATGRSVAQVKAMYRGEKPAALVARNTAKLDVQDVIRTLERPFTAKGGLVVLYGNIATRGAMVKLAGVDPAMYKHSGPAVIFEGQEDACAGILGGKVKAGDVVIIRNEGPKGGPGMQEMLAPTSYIKGMGLGAACALITDGRFSGGTAGACIGHVSPEAAAGGEIGLLKNGDVIDIDIPAGKMNARVTAAEFARRRKTWKPVPAPIRHGALGRYAAHATSADTGAILDWPGKPKV; this is translated from the coding sequence ATGCGCAGCGACAACGTCAAAGCCGGGCTCGAACGAGGCCCCCACCGCAGCTTGCTCAAGGCCACCGGACTTCGCGAGAGCGACATCCGCCGCCCGTTCATCGCCATCGTCAACAGCTATACGGACATCGTGCCCGGGCACGTCCACCTCGACGCCGTCGGCGAGTTCGTCAAGCAGCAGGTGCAGGCCGCCGGCGGCACCGCCTTCGTCTTCAACACCATCGCCATCTGCGACGGTATCGCCATGGGGCACTACGGCATGAAGTACTCGCTGGCGTCGCGCGAGCTGATCGCCGACTGCGTCGAGTCGATGGCCGAGGCGCACCAGTTCGACGGCATGATCTGCATCCCCAACTGCGACAAGATCATCCCCGGAATGCTCATGGCCTCCATCCGCCTGAACATCCCCACCATCTTCGCCTCGGGCGGGCCGATGGAAGCCGGAAACGTCTGCGGCAAAGACGTCGACCTGATCGACCAGTTCTACGCCGTCGCGCAGTTCAAGACCGGCAAGATGACCGCCGCCCAGGTCAAGCAATACGAAGACAACACCTGCCCCACCTGCGGATCGTGCAGCGGCATGTTCACCGCCAACAGCATGAACTGCCTGTGCGAGGCCGTCGGCATGGCGCTGCCGGGCAACGGAACCTGCCTGGCGACTTCGCCGGCGCGGATGGATCTGTTCAAGAACGCCGCCCGGCGCATTGTGGCGATGGTCAAGGAATGGTCCAGCGGCGGCTGCCGAAAGGCCTACCCCCTGCTGCCGCGGAACATCATGACCAAGAAAGCCTTCGAGAACGCCTTCGCGCTGGACATGGCCATGGGCGGCTCGACCAACACGGTGCTGCACCTGCTCGCCCTGGCGAGCGAGGCCGGCGTGCCGTTCGGGCTTAAGGACATCGAGCGCGTCACCGCCCGCACGCCCAACATCTCTCGCGTGGCGCCTTCGTGTACGCCCGAGGGCAAGATTTACCACGTGCAGGACGTCCACCGCGCGGGCGGCATCCACACGATCATGGGCCAGCTCTGGTGGGACAAGCCCGCCCTGGTCCACGCCGAGGTGCCGACGGTCACCGGTCAGCCGCTGATGAAGAATCTCGAACAGTGGTCGCTGCGCAGCAAGAAGTGCCTGCCGGCGGCAAAGAAGATGTATCGCGAAGGTTCCAAAGCCACCGGCCGCAGCGTCGCGCAGGTCAAGGCGATGTACCGCGGCGAAAAGCCCGCCGCCCTGGTCGCCCGCAATACCGCCAAGCTCGACGTGCAGGACGTGATCCGCACGCTGGAGCGGCCGTTCACCGCCAAGGGCGGGCTGGTCGTGCTGTACGGCAACATCGCCACGCGCGGGGCGATGGTCAAACTCGCCGGCGTCGACCCGGCGATGTACAAGCACTCGGGACCTGCCGTCATCTTTGAAGGGCAGGAAGACGCCTGCGCCGGAATCCTGGGCGGCAAGGTCAAGGCCGGCGACGTGGTCATCATCCGCAACGAAGGACCCAAGGGCGGCCCGGGCATGCAGGAAATGCTTGCCCCGACGAGCTACATCAAGGGCATGGGCCTGGGCGCCGCCTGCGCGCTGATCACCGACGGGCGGTTCTCCGGCGGCACGGCCGGGGCGTGCATCGGGCATGTTTCGCCCGAGGCGGCCGCCGGCGGCGAGATCGGTCTGCTGAAAAACGGCGACGTGATCGACATCGACATCCCCGCCGGCAAGATGAACGCCCGCGTGACGGCGGCCGAGTTCGCCCGCCGCCGCAAGACCTGGAAGCCGGTCCCGGCCCCGATCCGCCACGGCGCCCTGGGCCGCTACGCCGCCCACGCCACCAGCGCCGACACCGGCGCCATCCTGGACTGGCCCGGAAAACCAAAAGTTTAG
- a CDS encoding M20/M25/M40 family metallo-hydrolase — protein sequence MLIIACGCQPAYRPVDATVLLSAQSPSATPAAVGRHIDTLADPARGGRMVGTPGNVQARQYIVQQFQSVGLVAGARGGQWVQPFEIEFMRAPGEACMLKVPSLPALQVFKDFAPVAAGCSGSFEGEIVFVGYGQHASDFTAVDAKGKVVLLLQGTAAGVSKNSLWWSKNAALRDMLTRDKLKHAAKAGARAVLLVTPPQAPVTDGEDALDSLLGRGDGPLPAMRISRALARDILKQSPRRQTLEDLAAGKKPLTAGLGARVSGNCDLAPAMGQNVIGVLPAPGGPDAPALVVGAHYDHLPSSGQRARDAGLGVRPGADDNASGIAALIETARAVAVLKERKCTYVFIAFDAEEFGLLGSKHYVNYPVAPLHRTAAMINFDQIGAVKDAHVTVIGNCIRQPFRQALAVAELANRPTKVHPLGIVNRTMWSDQAPFNDRNVPTLFFFGRFTDHYHCRTDRAETVNMAGVAQVTDVAVDVLRLLDDSFAPGP from the coding sequence ATGCTTATCATCGCCTGCGGCTGCCAACCCGCATATCGGCCTGTCGATGCGACCGTGCTGCTGTCGGCCCAGTCGCCGTCGGCGACGCCGGCGGCCGTGGGCAGGCACATCGATACACTGGCCGATCCTGCCCGTGGCGGGCGGATGGTCGGCACGCCGGGCAACGTGCAGGCCCGCCAGTACATCGTGCAGCAGTTTCAATCGGTCGGCCTCGTGGCAGGAGCTCGCGGCGGGCAGTGGGTTCAGCCCTTCGAGATCGAGTTCATGCGAGCGCCGGGAGAGGCGTGCATGCTGAAGGTTCCGTCGCTGCCGGCGCTGCAGGTCTTCAAGGATTTCGCCCCCGTCGCCGCGGGGTGCAGCGGTTCGTTCGAAGGCGAGATCGTGTTTGTCGGGTACGGCCAGCATGCCTCCGATTTCACTGCTGTTGACGCCAAAGGCAAAGTGGTGCTCCTGCTGCAGGGAACCGCCGCGGGCGTTTCAAAAAACAGCCTCTGGTGGAGCAAGAACGCGGCCCTGCGCGATATGCTGACGCGCGACAAGCTCAAGCATGCCGCCAAGGCCGGCGCGCGGGCGGTGCTGCTGGTGACGCCGCCGCAGGCGCCCGTCACCGACGGCGAAGACGCGCTCGACAGCCTGCTCGGACGAGGCGACGGTCCGCTGCCGGCGATGCGCATCAGCCGCGCTTTAGCGCGGGATATTCTCAAGCAGAGCCCCCGGCGGCAGACGCTGGAGGATCTTGCAGCAGGGAAGAAGCCGCTCACCGCAGGCCTGGGCGCACGCGTCAGCGGCAACTGCGACCTGGCGCCGGCCATGGGGCAGAACGTCATCGGCGTGTTGCCGGCGCCCGGTGGGCCCGACGCGCCGGCGTTGGTCGTCGGGGCGCATTACGACCATCTGCCTTCCAGCGGCCAGCGCGCCCGCGATGCCGGACTGGGCGTTCGGCCCGGCGCTGACGACAACGCCTCGGGAATTGCCGCCCTGATCGAGACGGCGCGGGCCGTAGCTGTCCTGAAGGAAAGGAAATGCACGTACGTCTTTATCGCCTTCGACGCCGAGGAGTTCGGCCTGCTGGGCTCAAAGCATTACGTGAACTATCCGGTGGCGCCGCTGCACCGGACGGCCGCCATGATCAACTTCGATCAGATCGGAGCGGTGAAGGATGCGCACGTGACTGTCATCGGCAACTGCATCCGCCAGCCGTTCCGACAGGCCCTGGCAGTGGCGGAACTGGCCAACCGCCCGACAAAGGTGCATCCACTGGGCATTGTCAATCGCACTATGTGGTCCGACCAGGCGCCCTTCAACGACCGCAACGTGCCGACGCTGTTCTTCTTCGGCCGCTTCACCGATCACTACCACTGCCGCACGGATCGCGCCGAAACGGTGAACATGGCCGGCGTGGCGCAGGTGACTGACGTGGCCGTCGACGTGCTGCGCCTGCTCGACGATTCATTCGCCCCGGGCCCCTGA
- a CDS encoding prenyltransferase/squalene oxidase repeat-containing protein — protein sequence MFNRLWAALIATCVCTLMGGCATVQFGAPTASPTGADATARALAWITAHQQDDGHWAAPQRGATCSDDTVTAYAMLCYQAVGARHDQEGPYQQPLAQAVKWMLANQPADGDWTRGTGPGNGMYTHGVVVSALARLYATTKDPALLEPLKKALAVTLRAQNRQYGGWRYTSKGTDSDTSVTSWQLGGLLLARQSGIVIGDEPFQLTRRWLAGVCGGRHGGLCGYVHPTPIPSMVAAGMFCHQILGLSADDPRMSEAAEYLLDHMPKKDDQANFYYEYYLTLAAYRHQGRLWSRWSPLMRERLIAGQVASGPDAGSWNPDAYYTSYGGRLFSTAMAVLMLEAARAYPR from the coding sequence ATGTTCAATCGCCTCTGGGCCGCTTTGATCGCCACCTGCGTCTGCACACTGATGGGCGGCTGCGCAACCGTGCAATTCGGTGCGCCCACAGCCTCGCCGACCGGCGCCGACGCGACGGCCCGAGCCTTGGCCTGGATCACCGCCCATCAGCAGGACGACGGACACTGGGCCGCTCCCCAGCGCGGCGCCACCTGCAGCGACGACACCGTCACCGCCTACGCCATGCTCTGCTACCAGGCCGTGGGCGCCCGACACGACCAGGAAGGCCCGTACCAACAGCCGCTGGCCCAGGCCGTCAAGTGGATGCTGGCCAATCAGCCCGCCGATGGCGACTGGACGCGCGGCACCGGTCCGGGCAACGGCATGTACACCCACGGCGTCGTCGTCAGCGCCTTGGCCCGGCTCTACGCCACCACGAAAGACCCCGCCCTGCTCGAGCCGCTCAAGAAAGCCCTTGCCGTGACGCTGCGCGCCCAGAACCGCCAGTACGGCGGTTGGCGATACACGTCAAAAGGGACCGATTCCGACACCTCCGTCACGAGCTGGCAGCTTGGCGGGCTGCTGCTGGCGCGTCAGAGCGGAATCGTTATCGGCGACGAGCCGTTCCAACTGACGCGGCGATGGTTGGCCGGAGTCTGCGGCGGCCGCCACGGCGGACTGTGCGGGTATGTCCACCCGACCCCCATCCCGTCGATGGTTGCAGCCGGCATGTTCTGCCATCAGATCCTGGGGCTGTCCGCCGACGATCCGCGGATGTCCGAGGCCGCAGAGTATCTGTTGGACCACATGCCCAAGAAGGACGACCAGGCGAACTTCTACTATGAGTACTATCTCACCCTGGCGGCGTACCGCCACCAGGGGCGTCTGTGGTCGCGGTGGAGCCCGCTCATGCGCGAGCGGCTGATCGCCGGGCAGGTCGCCTCAGGCCCCGACGCCGGAAGCTGGAACCCCGACGCCTACTACACCTCCTACGGCGGACGCCTGTTCAGCACCGCCATGGCCGTCCTGATGCTCGAAGCCGCCAGGGCCTATCCCCGATGA
- the tsaD gene encoding tRNA (adenosine(37)-N6)-threonylcarbamoyltransferase complex transferase subunit TsaD, whose amino-acid sequence MNILAVESSCDETSASVVVSGQRVLSNVVASQIDLHARYGGVVPEIASRAHIEAINTVIVRALDQSGLAPSDLAAVAVTNEPGLIGSLLIGVTAAKTLAWIYDRPLVGVNHIYAHAYAAALDAEPIEYPAAALICSGGHTALYHCRSPIDMTLLGSTIDDAAGEAYDKVASILKLPYPGGPAIDKAARRGDPSAVKLPRTLLHGQSLDFSFSGLKTAVLYHVMGTPGGRREESTRPRRRRTAATPQRPAGKTGIENFTPQEIDDLCASFQGAVVDVLRTKLRRAAVATGARTLVLGGGVAANSGLRAAAGELAASLGCTLRLPPMAYCVDNAAMIGGLAYHYLQAGLTAELDLEARATVRR is encoded by the coding sequence ATGAACATCCTGGCCGTGGAATCCAGTTGCGACGAGACCTCCGCCTCCGTCGTCGTTAGCGGGCAGCGCGTGCTGTCCAACGTCGTGGCCAGCCAGATCGACCTGCACGCCCGCTACGGCGGCGTCGTGCCCGAGATCGCCTCGCGGGCGCACATTGAGGCCATTAACACCGTCATCGTCCGCGCACTCGATCAGTCGGGACTGGCGCCGTCGGACCTGGCCGCCGTGGCGGTCACCAACGAACCGGGGCTCATCGGCTCGCTGCTGATCGGCGTCACTGCCGCCAAGACCCTCGCCTGGATCTACGACCGCCCGCTGGTGGGCGTCAACCACATCTATGCCCACGCCTACGCCGCCGCGCTGGACGCCGAGCCCATCGAATACCCCGCCGCCGCCCTGATCTGCTCGGGCGGACACACCGCCCTCTATCACTGCCGCAGCCCCATCGATATGACGCTGCTGGGCTCGACCATTGACGACGCCGCCGGCGAAGCCTACGACAAAGTCGCCTCCATCCTGAAGCTGCCCTACCCCGGCGGGCCCGCCATCGACAAAGCCGCCAGACGCGGCGACCCGTCGGCGGTCAAGCTGCCCCGCACCTTGCTCCACGGGCAATCGCTCGATTTCTCCTTCAGCGGGCTCAAGACCGCGGTGCTTTACCACGTCATGGGCACCCCCGGAGGGCGGCGGGAGGAGTCGACGCGTCCGCGCCGGCGTCGTACCGCGGCTACGCCCCAGCGCCCGGCGGGCAAGACCGGCATCGAGAACTTCACCCCCCAGGAGATCGACGATCTCTGCGCGAGCTTCCAGGGGGCCGTCGTCGACGTGCTGCGCACCAAGCTTCGCCGCGCCGCCGTCGCCACCGGCGCCCGCACCCTGGTGCTCGGCGGCGGGGTGGCCGCCAACTCCGGTCTGCGCGCCGCCGCGGGTGAGTTGGCCGCCTCGCTGGGCTGCACGCTGCGCCTGCCGCCGATGGCGTACTGCGTCGACAACGCCGCGATGATCGGCGGCCTGGCGTACCACTACCTCCAAGCCGGTCTGACCGCCGAACTGGACCTCGAAGCCCGCGCGACCGTCCGGCGATAG
- a CDS encoding S41 family peptidase, with protein MPKRNLIWVAMILVLAAALWFARQQSSPPPARPIPAPLAAAGKALDLIETNYCGTLDDDRLSQGAISGLVSGLDEFSSYVSPTQQSDFQQRLGGRTRGLGLLVDASDGKAMVVGALPGSPAHMAGLYGGDEILAVNGRDVREIGPDVESVLAAQLSPVKLTILSPGAAATRDVILAPADSDIETVVGLYRQGDGQWQHRFDMGRGVAYIRVQEFIQDTAADFQRVLRRVEGAGAVVLDLRGNPGGLLPSAVSVASYFQGSGEILTVLQREGPNQRYWAHPEGVSNVPLVVLIDQRTASAAEIVAGTLSVHRRAVLVGARTRGKGCVQTMYDLGGGLGQINLTTAEFLAGGVLAIMRRPASTRWGVDPDIAVSQPWSDATLQRLRRKASVAPRPLDAATRPASGTAISLCEQLLKADRQLARAMDLAADPAAIKAALEKLPAATRPTGP; from the coding sequence ATGCCCAAGCGAAATCTGATCTGGGTCGCGATGATTCTGGTCCTGGCGGCGGCGCTGTGGTTCGCCCGCCAGCAGTCCAGCCCGCCGCCGGCGCGGCCGATCCCCGCCCCGCTCGCGGCGGCGGGCAAGGCGTTGGACCTGATCGAGACCAACTATTGCGGCACGCTCGATGACGACCGCCTCTCGCAGGGGGCGATCTCCGGTCTGGTCTCTGGCCTGGACGAGTTTTCCAGCTACGTCTCGCCGACGCAGCAGTCCGATTTTCAGCAGCGCCTTGGCGGGCGCACGCGGGGCCTGGGCCTGCTGGTCGACGCCAGCGACGGCAAAGCCATGGTCGTCGGGGCGCTGCCCGGCTCGCCCGCGCACATGGCGGGCCTCTACGGCGGCGACGAAATTCTCGCCGTCAATGGGCGCGACGTGCGGGAGATCGGCCCTGATGTCGAGTCGGTCCTGGCGGCGCAGCTCTCGCCGGTCAAGCTGACGATCCTCTCTCCCGGCGCCGCGGCCACGCGGGACGTTATCCTCGCCCCCGCCGACAGCGACATCGAGACGGTCGTGGGCCTCTACCGCCAGGGCGACGGGCAGTGGCAGCACCGTTTCGACATGGGGCGAGGCGTCGCGTACATCCGGGTGCAGGAGTTCATCCAGGATACGGCCGCCGACTTTCAGCGCGTCCTGCGCCGGGTCGAAGGCGCCGGGGCGGTGGTGCTGGACCTGCGGGGCAATCCCGGCGGGCTGCTGCCCTCGGCAGTGAGCGTCGCCAGCTACTTCCAGGGCAGCGGCGAGATCTTGACGGTCCTTCAGCGCGAGGGGCCGAACCAGCGATACTGGGCCCACCCCGAGGGCGTCTCCAACGTTCCGCTGGTGGTGCTGATAGACCAGCGGACGGCCTCGGCCGCCGAGATCGTCGCCGGCACGCTCAGCGTACACCGCCGCGCCGTTCTGGTCGGCGCCCGCACGCGGGGCAAAGGCTGCGTGCAGACGATGTACGACCTGGGCGGGGGCCTGGGGCAGATCAACCTGACGACGGCGGAGTTTCTCGCCGGCGGCGTGCTGGCGATCATGCGACGCCCGGCAAGCACGCGGTGGGGGGTCGACCCCGACATCGCCGTTTCGCAGCCGTGGTCGGACGCCACCCTGCAGCGCCTGCGACGAAAGGCCAGCGTGGCGCCTCGCCCGCTCGATGCCGCCACGCGACCGGCCTCGGGCACGGCGATCTCACTCTGCGAGCAACTGCTCAAGGCCGACCGCCAGCTTGCCCGGGCGATGGACCTGGCGGCAGACCCCGCCGCCATCAAGGCCGCCCTCGAAAAACTCCCCGCCGCGACGCGCCCGACCGGACCGTGA
- a CDS encoding RDD family protein — translation MTRFAVPARVGLILLLTLGHAAAAQTRPATAPATASAPVAPPAYVAQPPLPEGRLPLRRQFMLAGNQEGLWLVRLNDKRPAKDDDGAAVATFDAAAKPVSRKKWLWVTQNALSQPTVITPLNNQLYLLSDDPLAAMALPMEIEERPGPLPLPPQDQWPAGTKALAAFGAKDFAGAAGSSLLVVARPPAAPATAPAATTTAATATAAGAALPRLWRFYQGLWSVLGELPASLSKGAESWHLAAAGDRVVVLASNEGGSRLGVFHDNKWRVTPWTAGEGSRPLALMAFQRGMTAVVSRPVAGGQSALEVIVLDEAGAAAGRQSIHSDQGVLTWPAGATPLVSRVAEQVALVAWRDGALVFATADASGRVGKFEPTPLSGAMVPGGGTEIVQYFLYALLVAMVLATLMLRPSTPPGQFELPMTVVPASLGKRLVAFLIDTVPFMLVLSPMTRRFTEGEPLPLSQEVIRSVLQELQNSPEMGYAIVATMTAYVLYTVVMELALGATVGKMMMHIRLVGDGGRRPDFRGVLMRNLIKVMILISPPLQLLFLIVFMTRHRQHLGDMVGRTAVVRGWPAPPAAPESPDRSDQEPPAHHPG, via the coding sequence ATGACGCGTTTCGCCGTGCCGGCCCGGGTCGGCCTTATTCTTCTGTTGACGCTGGGGCACGCCGCAGCCGCTCAGACCCGCCCGGCCACCGCGCCCGCCACCGCCAGCGCGCCGGTCGCCCCACCCGCCTACGTTGCCCAGCCGCCCCTGCCCGAAGGCAGACTCCCGCTACGGCGGCAGTTCATGCTGGCGGGAAACCAGGAAGGCCTCTGGCTGGTCCGCCTTAACGACAAACGCCCAGCCAAGGACGACGACGGCGCCGCCGTTGCCACCTTCGATGCCGCCGCCAAGCCCGTCTCCCGAAAGAAATGGCTCTGGGTGACGCAGAACGCTCTCTCCCAGCCGACGGTTATCACGCCGCTGAACAATCAGCTCTATCTCCTGTCCGACGATCCGCTGGCGGCGATGGCGCTGCCGATGGAGATCGAAGAGCGCCCCGGACCGCTGCCCCTTCCCCCCCAGGACCAGTGGCCCGCCGGCACGAAGGCGCTGGCCGCCTTCGGCGCTAAAGATTTCGCCGGCGCGGCGGGCTCGTCGCTGCTGGTCGTGGCGCGTCCCCCGGCGGCGCCGGCGACCGCCCCGGCGGCCACCACCACCGCTGCGACTGCCACCGCCGCAGGCGCTGCGCTGCCGCGTCTGTGGCGCTTCTACCAGGGGCTCTGGTCGGTGCTGGGGGAACTGCCCGCAAGCCTGTCTAAGGGGGCCGAGAGTTGGCATCTGGCGGCCGCGGGAGATCGCGTGGTGGTGCTGGCGTCGAATGAAGGCGGCAGCCGCCTGGGCGTTTTCCATGACAACAAGTGGCGCGTGACGCCCTGGACGGCGGGGGAGGGCTCGCGTCCATTGGCTTTGATGGCGTTTCAGCGCGGGATGACAGCCGTGGTCTCTCGACCGGTTGCCGGGGGGCAGTCGGCGCTGGAGGTGATCGTTCTGGATGAGGCGGGCGCGGCTGCGGGGCGGCAGAGCATCCACAGCGACCAAGGGGTGCTGACCTGGCCGGCCGGGGCGACGCCGCTGGTGTCGCGGGTTGCCGAGCAGGTGGCTTTGGTCGCCTGGCGCGACGGGGCACTGGTGTTCGCGACGGCGGACGCTTCAGGGCGGGTCGGCAAGTTCGAGCCCACTCCGCTGAGCGGAGCGATGGTGCCCGGCGGGGGGACGGAGATTGTCCAGTACTTCCTTTACGCGTTGTTGGTGGCGATGGTGCTGGCGACGCTGATGCTGCGCCCCTCGACGCCGCCGGGACAGTTCGAGCTGCCCATGACGGTCGTGCCGGCGAGCCTGGGCAAGCGGCTGGTCGCGTTCCTGATCGACACCGTCCCGTTCATGCTGGTGCTTTCGCCGATGACGCGGCGATTCACCGAGGGCGAGCCCCTGCCCCTGTCGCAGGAGGTGATCCGCTCGGTGCTCCAGGAACTCCAGAACAGCCCCGAGATGGGCTACGCCATCGTGGCCACGATGACGGCGTACGTGCTGTACACCGTCGTGATGGAACTGGCCTTGGGCGCCACGGTGGGCAAGATGATGATGCACATCCGCCTCGTCGGCGACGGCGGGCGGCGCCCCGACTTCCGCGGCGTGCTCATGCGCAACCTGATCAAGGTGATGATCCTGATCTCTCCGCCGCTGCAGTTGCTGTTCCTGATCGTCTTCATGACCCGTCACCGCCAGCATTTGGGCGACATGGTGGGGCGGACGGCCGTGGTTCGCGGTTGGCCCGCGCCCCCCGCCGCGCCGGAGAGCCCCGATCGGTCCGACCAGGAGCCTCCCGCACATCATCCGGGTTGA
- a CDS encoding cyclodeaminase/cyclohydrolase family protein: MTEQGSQQDMLSLPVRDFVAATAAKTPTPGGGSVAGVVGALGAALGEMSLAFTRGKKKFAQHEEYYAQLQRRLELARGMFEDLVADDIAAYTLYQSATKMDDSPEKTEAMALATAAAIDVPREATKVALALLEDLKGLVNRVNSYLITDLLAGAVLAVAAARLSDYNVRVNVPNLADRPAAAELAMTSAADLSRAQRLLDEIEAASKEYLP; the protein is encoded by the coding sequence GTGACCGAACAGGGATCGCAGCAGGATATGTTGTCGTTGCCGGTGCGGGACTTTGTGGCGGCGACGGCCGCCAAAACGCCCACGCCCGGCGGGGGCAGCGTGGCGGGAGTAGTGGGGGCGCTGGGGGCGGCGCTGGGTGAGATGTCGCTGGCATTCACGCGCGGCAAGAAGAAGTTCGCCCAGCACGAGGAGTACTACGCCCAACTCCAGCGGCGGCTCGAATTGGCCCGGGGCATGTTCGAAGATCTCGTGGCGGACGATATCGCGGCCTACACGCTCTACCAGTCCGCCACGAAAATGGACGACTCCCCCGAGAAGACCGAGGCGATGGCGCTGGCCACTGCCGCGGCGATTGACGTTCCGCGAGAGGCTACCAAGGTCGCCCTGGCGCTGCTGGAAGATCTCAAGGGTCTCGTCAACCGCGTCAATTCATACCTGATCACCGACCTGCTGGCCGGGGCGGTGCTGGCGGTGGCCGCGGCCAGGCTCAGCGACTACAACGTTCGCGTCAACGTGCCCAATCTCGCCGACCGACCGGCGGCCGCCGAGTTGGCAATGACGTCCGCCGCCGACCTGTCGCGAGCCCAGCGCCTGCTGGATGAAATCGAAGCCGCTTCCAAGGAATATCTCCCCTGA
- a CDS encoding prolyl oligopeptidase family serine peptidase encodes MAMRRCLVLLPLLCVLSGCPVTQPQPTSGKLLKLKVSANRQDYQLFLPSEYTPDKKWPLVITLHGTHGWDDYQPQMREWKYLGEKKGLIIAAPYLKSPQGILPVLHNIRDKQLQEDEKTILGLIDDAVANYNVDPNAVLLTGFSAGGYAMYYVGLRHPERFNMLIARACNSDQEVFESIQLTEAARNKPIAIFWGGDDLKPIQEQSWAAFEYLRTHKCYQTVKKEIQGGHLRRPEVAYDLWREHMPKKYVREPATRK; translated from the coding sequence ATGGCGATGAGACGATGCCTGGTTCTGCTGCCGTTGCTGTGCGTGTTGTCGGGCTGCCCCGTAACGCAGCCTCAGCCCACCAGCGGCAAGCTGCTCAAACTTAAGGTCTCCGCCAACCGGCAAGACTACCAGCTCTTTCTGCCCAGCGAATACACCCCCGACAAAAAGTGGCCGCTGGTGATCACGCTGCACGGCACGCACGGATGGGACGACTACCAGCCGCAGATGCGCGAATGGAAATATCTGGGTGAAAAGAAGGGGCTCATCATCGCCGCGCCGTACCTCAAGAGCCCCCAGGGCATCCTTCCGGTGCTGCACAACATCCGCGACAAGCAGCTTCAGGAAGATGAGAAGACCATCCTGGGCCTCATCGACGACGCCGTGGCCAACTACAACGTCGATCCCAATGCCGTGCTGCTGACGGGCTTCTCGGCTGGCGGATACGCGATGTACTACGTCGGCCTGCGGCACCCCGAGCGGTTCAACATGCTCATCGCCCGTGCGTGCAACAGCGATCAGGAGGTGTTCGAGTCGATCCAGTTGACCGAGGCGGCCCGCAACAAGCCCATCGCGATCTTCTGGGGCGGCGACGACCTCAAGCCCATCCAGGAACAATCCTGGGCCGCCTTCGAGTACCTCAGAACCCACAAGTGCTACCAGACGGTCAAGAAGGAGATCCAGGGCGGACACCTTCGCCGACCCGAGGTCGCCTACGACCTGTGGCGCGAGCACATGCCCAAGAAATACGTCCGCGAACCCGCCACCAGGAAGTAG